A window of the Desulfobacteraceae bacterium genome harbors these coding sequences:
- a CDS encoding amidohydrolase, producing the protein MPPGVDILVTHGTVLTMDGAGTRIDDGAVAVAGDRILAVAPAERLAAIPAKKIIDAHGGIIMPGLINTHTHAAMTCFRGLADDLPLMTWLNDHIFPAESRLTEEIVHQGALLGCAEMILSGTTCFCDMYLFADAVARAAHAAGLRAVVGEVLFDFPSPNYGRAENGLAYTRRMAARWAGDPLIGVAVEPHSPYLCAPELLCQSADLARELQLPLVTHLAETAGEVARIRSRHGRTPVGHLAQLGILEPRLLACHCVQLTPEDIALLQTADVKIAHNPESNMKLASGIAPVPALLAAGLCVALGTDGCASNNDLDLFLEMDTAAKLHKVATLDPTALPAEQVLKMATINGARALGLETITGSLEPGKRADLIVIDCRKPHLTPLYNPASHLVYAARGGDVDTVIINGRLVMENRGLRSLDLERVTAEVRAIAARLGAGSMAN; encoded by the coding sequence ATGCCGCCTGGCGTCGATATTCTGGTCACCCACGGCACCGTTTTGACCATGGACGGCGCCGGCACCCGGATCGATGACGGGGCGGTGGCGGTTGCCGGCGATCGCATCCTGGCGGTCGCGCCGGCCGAACGCCTGGCCGCGATTCCGGCCAAAAAAATCATCGATGCCCACGGCGGCATCATCATGCCCGGGCTGATCAACACCCACACCCACGCCGCCATGACCTGCTTCCGGGGGCTGGCCGACGACCTGCCCCTGATGACCTGGCTAAACGACCACATCTTCCCGGCCGAATCCCGCCTGACCGAAGAGATCGTCCACCAGGGGGCCCTGCTGGGCTGCGCCGAAATGATCCTTTCGGGGACCACCTGCTTCTGCGACATGTACCTGTTCGCGGATGCCGTGGCCCGCGCCGCCCACGCAGCCGGCCTGCGGGCCGTGGTGGGCGAGGTCCTCTTCGACTTTCCCTCGCCCAATTACGGCCGTGCGGAAAACGGGTTGGCCTATACCCGGCGCATGGCCGCCCGCTGGGCCGGCGATCCCCTGATCGGGGTGGCCGTGGAACCCCACTCGCCCTACCTGTGCGCCCCCGAGCTGCTCTGCCAGTCAGCCGATCTGGCGCGCGAACTCCAGCTGCCCCTGGTCACCCACCTTGCGGAGACCGCCGGCGAGGTAGCCCGGATCAGGTCGCGCCACGGCCGCACGCCGGTGGGCCATCTGGCCCAGCTCGGCATCCTGGAGCCCCGCCTGCTGGCCTGCCACTGCGTCCAGCTGACCCCCGAGGACATCGCGCTCCTGCAGACGGCGGATGTCAAGATCGCCCACAACCCGGAAAGCAACATGAAGCTCGCCTCGGGGATCGCCCCGGTCCCGGCACTCCTGGCTGCCGGCCTGTGCGTCGCCCTGGGCACCGACGGGTGCGCCAGCAACAACGATCTGGACCTCTTTCTGGAAATGGACACGGCCGCCAAACTCCACAAGGTGGCCACCCTGGACCCCACCGCCCTGCCGGCCGAGCAGGTGCTGAAAATGGCCACCATCAACGGCGCCCGCGCCCTGGGCCTGGAGACGATCACCGGGTCGTTGGAGCCCGGCAAACGGGCCGATCTGATCGTCATCGACTGCCGCAAGCCCCACCTGACCCCGCTCTACAACCCCGCCTCGCACCTGGTCTACGCCGCCCGCGGCGGCGACGTGGACACGGTGATCATCAACGGGCGGCTGGTCATGGAAAACCGCGGACTCCGGAGCCTGGATCTCGAACGGGTCACCGCAGAGGTCCGGGCGATCGCAGCCCGGCTCGGGGCCGGATCCATGGCGAACTGA
- a CDS encoding purine-nucleoside phosphorylase → MPIATGKPLATYQRHVQQAAKFIAARLNAPPRLGLMTGTGLGGVIGDLAVSATLPYRQIPHFPSTTVQGHHGRLLCGTMAGTPTLALQGRFHLYEGHSPLAVAFPVRVLQALGVDTLIVSNAAGGLNPAFHPGDLMLIADHINLTGENPLVGPNIDRWGLRFPDMSRVYDPALAAAARRVAKAAGIPLTQGVYVGLKGPSLETPAEIRFLRTIGADAVGMSTVQETIAAVHGGMRVLGVSTITNLNDPDRPAPASFEAIVAVAEKAAPQLGRIISGIAAELSGA, encoded by the coding sequence GTGCCGATAGCCACGGGTAAACCGCTTGCAACCTATCAGCGTCACGTTCAGCAAGCCGCCAAGTTCATCGCTGCGCGCCTAAACGCCCCGCCCCGGCTGGGGCTGATGACGGGGACCGGCCTCGGCGGGGTGATCGGCGACCTGGCGGTCAGCGCGACGCTGCCTTACCGTCAGATCCCACATTTTCCGTCCACCACCGTTCAGGGCCACCATGGCCGCCTGCTGTGCGGCACCATGGCCGGAACCCCCACCCTCGCCCTTCAGGGCCGCTTTCACCTCTACGAGGGCCACAGCCCGCTGGCGGTGGCCTTTCCCGTGCGCGTGCTCCAGGCGCTGGGGGTGGACACCCTGATCGTGTCCAACGCCGCCGGGGGCCTGAACCCCGCTTTTCATCCGGGCGACCTGATGCTGATCGCCGATCACATCAATCTGACCGGCGAAAACCCCCTGGTGGGACCCAATATCGACCGCTGGGGGCTGCGATTTCCGGACATGAGCCGGGTGTACGATCCGGCGCTGGCCGCAGCCGCGCGCAGGGTGGCGAAAGCGGCGGGCATTCCCCTGACCCAAGGCGTCTACGTCGGCCTCAAGGGGCCTTCGCTGGAAACCCCGGCTGAAATCCGATTCCTCAGGACCATCGGCGCCGATGCCGTCGGCATGTCCACCGTCCAGGAGACCATCGCCGCGGTTCACGGAGGCATGCGGGTGCTCGGGGTTTCCACCATCACCAACTTAAACGACCCGGACCGCCCGGCCCCGGCCAGCTTCGAGGCGATTGTGGCGGTGGCCGAAAAGGCAGCGCCGCAATTGGGCCGCATCATTTCAGGGATCGCGGCCGAACTCTCCGGCGCCTGA
- a CDS encoding FAD-dependent oxidoreductase yields the protein MLSALFMMGGLGLLVGVGLAAASKIFYVYVDPKILAVESTLPGANCGGCGLPGCSANAEAIVAGRAAPNSCVAAGPEVAEAIAAILGVSIEAKEPDIARPGCTYGVQDADTKYLYDGLSDCRAAALLSGGMKVCTVGCLGLGSCAKACPFNAITMGPDGLPVVDEARCTGCGTCERVCPKHIITLSSVTRRIMREYTTDECTTPCQRACPAGIDICEYIRQITLGDYHRSVQVIKERNPFPTVIGRICPRPCEQECRRGLVDEPVAINFLKRFVADYERETGTRVQPYKAPATGRKIAVVGGGVEGLSAAFFAARLGHETTVFEATATLGGLLRTAIARNRLPQDVLDWDIQGVLEMGVAAETGKTLGKDFSVASLLQDGYEAVFLAAGGWDSRLTRQTGAAVERPAPGTHLLIDFLEAETAFQDQLAKKGDVVIVGGGPAGLEAARICQKAGAGKVSLLIRETRENSPLGDADQEALEGVEVLFATGVTRLMGKGDQLQALELLSLDSRKKSRIAAKTLLLAAGRFPQFIFAAPRSEDGQEAAAGSWEAIEAHKPPVSGSTEGLLAAGDPPSDFSAAIKAIGAGRRGAAGIHQLMYGIEPGLPENVITPDAYIQNVDTVQNVPTASRKVMPLAPEGAELEKGYDKAQAMAEAGRCLQCGLICYHGCGEQAVQTEKPVSQGAVAAH from the coding sequence ATGCTGTCAGCCTTGTTTATGATGGGTGGGCTTGGTCTTCTGGTGGGTGTGGGTCTGGCCGCTGCTTCCAAAATCTTTTACGTCTATGTGGATCCCAAAATTCTGGCGGTGGAAAGCACTCTCCCGGGCGCCAACTGCGGCGGCTGCGGCCTGCCGGGCTGCAGCGCCAACGCCGAGGCCATTGTGGCCGGCCGGGCAGCCCCCAACTCCTGCGTTGCGGCAGGCCCCGAGGTAGCCGAGGCGATCGCCGCCATCCTGGGGGTCTCCATTGAAGCCAAGGAGCCGGACATCGCGCGGCCCGGCTGCACTTACGGGGTTCAGGATGCCGACACCAAATACCTCTACGATGGTCTGAGCGACTGTCGGGCGGCGGCCCTGCTCAGCGGCGGGATGAAGGTCTGCACCGTCGGCTGCCTCGGGCTGGGCAGCTGCGCCAAGGCCTGCCCCTTCAATGCCATCACCATGGGGCCCGATGGGTTGCCGGTGGTGGATGAAGCCCGCTGCACGGGCTGCGGCACCTGTGAGCGGGTCTGCCCCAAGCATATCATCACCCTTTCGTCGGTCACCCGCCGCATCATGCGCGAATACACCACCGACGAGTGCACAACCCCCTGTCAGCGGGCCTGCCCCGCAGGCATCGACATCTGTGAATATATCCGGCAGATCACCTTGGGCGATTACCACCGGTCGGTTCAGGTGATCAAGGAGCGCAATCCCTTCCCCACCGTTATCGGCCGCATCTGCCCGCGCCCCTGCGAACAGGAGTGTCGGCGTGGGCTGGTGGATGAACCCGTGGCGATCAACTTTCTGAAGCGTTTTGTGGCGGACTACGAACGGGAAACCGGCACCCGCGTTCAGCCTTACAAGGCTCCGGCCACGGGGCGTAAAATCGCGGTGGTCGGAGGCGGCGTGGAAGGCCTGTCGGCCGCCTTCTTTGCCGCCCGGCTGGGCCACGAGACCACTGTTTTCGAGGCGACCGCCACCCTCGGCGGATTGCTGCGCACCGCCATTGCCCGCAATCGCCTGCCCCAGGACGTGCTCGACTGGGACATCCAAGGGGTCCTGGAGATGGGCGTGGCCGCCGAAACCGGCAAAACTTTGGGCAAGGATTTCAGCGTGGCGTCCCTTCTTCAGGATGGTTATGAAGCGGTGTTTCTGGCCGCCGGCGGGTGGGACAGCCGGCTGACCCGCCAGACCGGGGCCGCCGTCGAAAGGCCGGCTCCCGGCACCCATCTGCTGATCGATTTTCTGGAAGCCGAAACGGCCTTTCAGGACCAGCTGGCCAAAAAAGGGGATGTGGTGATCGTCGGCGGCGGGCCGGCCGGGCTGGAGGCCGCCCGTATCTGTCAAAAGGCCGGTGCCGGCAAGGTGAGCCTTCTGATCCGCGAAACCCGGGAAAACAGCCCCCTGGGCGACGCCGACCAAGAAGCGCTGGAAGGTGTCGAGGTCCTTTTCGCCACCGGCGTCACCCGTTTGATGGGCAAAGGCGATCAGCTCCAGGCCCTGGAACTGCTGAGCCTCGATTCTCGCAAGAAGTCCCGCATCGCAGCCAAGACCCTGCTGCTGGCGGCCGGGCGGTTTCCCCAGTTTATCTTCGCAGCGCCCCGGTCGGAGGACGGCCAGGAGGCCGCTGCCGGCAGCTGGGAGGCGATCGAGGCCCACAAACCCCCGGTTTCCGGGTCAACTGAGGGGCTGCTAGCCGCCGGCGACCCACCCTCGGATTTCAGTGCCGCCATCAAGGCCATCGGCGCCGGACGGCGCGGCGCGGCCGGCATTCACCAGCTGATGTATGGCATCGAGCCGGGGCTGCCCGAAAACGTGATCACGCCGGACGCCTATATCCAGAACGTCGACACGGTGCAAAACGTACCGACCGCCAGCCGCAAGGTAATGCCGTTGGCGCCTGAAGGTGCGGAACTTGAAAAGGGCTACGACAAGGCCCAGGCCATGGCCGAAGCCGGCCGTTGTCTGCAGTGCGGCCTGATATGCTACCACGGCTGCGGTGAGCAGGCCGTCCAGACGGAAAAACCGGTTTCGCAAGGGGCTGTGGCAGCCCATTAA